The Chthonomonas sp. genome includes a window with the following:
- a CDS encoding aminodeoxychorismate/anthranilate synthase component II, whose product MILVIDNFDSFTFNLVQYLGMCQAEVRVFRNNAITVEEIEALRPEGIMLSPGPCTPRESGVCLNILETALAGGHAALDVPIFGVCLGHQAIAHVSGGVVEQAGQIKHGKASLVEHDGQGLFAKMRNPFSAIRYHSLVVRSSTVPAGFIATAHSLDDHEIMGLRHERLPIEGVQFHPESVLTENGLQIVQNFVDWTRSFRAQRA is encoded by the coding sequence GTGATCCTGGTCATCGACAATTTCGATAGCTTCACGTTTAACCTGGTGCAGTATTTGGGAATGTGCCAGGCAGAGGTACGCGTCTTCCGGAACAATGCGATCACCGTCGAGGAGATCGAAGCGCTTAGGCCGGAGGGAATCATGCTCTCGCCTGGGCCGTGCACGCCGCGTGAGTCGGGGGTTTGCCTGAACATTCTGGAGACCGCGCTCGCCGGTGGGCATGCGGCATTGGATGTCCCGATCTTCGGCGTTTGCCTGGGCCACCAAGCAATCGCGCATGTCTCCGGTGGGGTTGTGGAGCAAGCAGGGCAGATCAAACACGGCAAGGCGAGTCTCGTCGAGCACGATGGCCAGGGGCTGTTTGCAAAGATGCGGAATCCGTTCTCGGCCATCCGCTACCACTCGCTCGTGGTGCGTTCGAGCACTGTGCCGGCCGGTTTCATCGCCACGGCGCACTCGCTGGACGATCACGAGATCATGGGCCTGCGTCACGAGCGCTTGCCGATAGAGGGGGTTCAGTTTCACCCCGAATCGGTGCTCACTGAGAACGGACTGCAGATCGTTCAGAACTTCGTTGACTGGACTCGGTCGTTTCGCGCGCAGAGGGCGTAG
- a CDS encoding lytic transglycosylase domain-containing protein: MRTTSTLTLLLAFASYGAAQSTDAYLKVRKQYGISQSTTTAALETLVGKRTLEVRGIVKGTVSSDEGGYLYLETADGGDVTVKASAIPVWLRGGDVTARLIIHAERKDEHGSLSAELLAAATDESVARFDQPEKKVGRPTQKPTSRGAMTPAPATRNWNLPASEALPYYTAFIQKTNKRLTAPQAEEIARGVIGFSIQYAVDARLIMAIVLCESGFNPNSVSHSGARGLGQLMPGTAKSLGVSNSFDTNENLYGTVKLIRQHLDKYNKTTDDGFEALVLSLAAYNAGPGAVKRHGGVPPYRETQNYVRKVTQVYRQLCGY; the protein is encoded by the coding sequence ATGAGGACAACATCGACGCTGACTCTGCTCCTCGCTTTCGCCAGCTACGGCGCAGCGCAATCCACCGACGCCTACCTCAAGGTGCGCAAGCAGTATGGGATCTCGCAATCGACCACGACGGCGGCGCTGGAAACACTTGTAGGGAAGCGGACGCTGGAAGTGCGCGGCATCGTGAAGGGCACCGTCTCCAGCGACGAAGGTGGCTACCTCTATCTTGAGACCGCCGACGGCGGCGATGTCACCGTCAAGGCGAGCGCCATTCCCGTATGGCTCCGAGGCGGCGATGTCACTGCGCGCCTGATCATCCATGCCGAACGCAAGGACGAGCATGGATCGCTCTCCGCCGAGCTTCTGGCCGCAGCGACCGACGAGTCCGTCGCCCGGTTCGATCAGCCCGAGAAAAAAGTCGGTCGGCCCACCCAGAAACCGACAAGCCGCGGAGCGATGACCCCCGCTCCTGCCACGCGCAACTGGAATTTGCCCGCGAGCGAAGCGCTTCCCTACTACACCGCCTTTATCCAGAAAACCAACAAGCGACTCACTGCTCCTCAGGCGGAAGAGATTGCCCGAGGTGTCATCGGTTTCAGCATCCAGTACGCCGTTGATGCGCGCCTCATCATGGCGATCGTCCTCTGCGAAAGCGGTTTCAACCCCAACTCAGTGAGCCACTCCGGTGCGCGCGGTCTGGGTCAGCTCATGCCCGGCACCGCCAAGTCGCTGGGCGTTTCAAACTCCTTTGACACCAACGAGAACCTATACGGCACCGTCAAGCTCATTCGCCAGCACCTGGACAAGTACAACAAGACGACCGATGACGGATTCGAAGCGCTGGTCCTGAGCCTGGCGGCTTACAATGCCGGCCCAGGGGCGGTTAAGCGGCACGGCGGGGTTCCTCCCTACCGCGAGACACAGAACTACGTCCGCAAAGTCACCCAGGTTTATCGTCAACTCTGTGGCTACTAG
- a CDS encoding DUF4230 domain-containing protein, with translation MRLKPSWLWAGLAVTGIAGIVLLSSGSRSRGEGGVMDPTPLILDRVQALGELHTARHAYNQVFTYETQRTPAEWAKWIPGAASVVGATTANRALVSITGTVEAGVDLGQVQVRRSATGVVVRIPMPTVYEPHIHAKIHSYRRGLLWQDANLPLKAVDSAKRTVSEASVRAGILATAQTEARRRVETLIRESHQVPVTVEFGT, from the coding sequence ATGAGGCTGAAACCATCATGGCTTTGGGCAGGTCTGGCGGTGACCGGAATCGCGGGGATCGTGCTGCTCTCTTCAGGAAGCCGTTCGCGAGGCGAGGGAGGCGTTATGGATCCCACACCGCTCATCCTCGATCGGGTCCAGGCACTGGGCGAGTTGCACACGGCTCGGCACGCCTACAATCAGGTCTTCACCTACGAGACTCAGCGAACGCCTGCCGAGTGGGCCAAATGGATCCCCGGGGCGGCGAGCGTCGTGGGTGCCACGACCGCCAATCGCGCGCTAGTGTCGATCACGGGAACGGTCGAAGCGGGGGTGGACCTAGGCCAGGTGCAGGTGCGTCGGTCCGCCACCGGAGTCGTGGTGCGCATACCGATGCCCACCGTGTACGAACCGCACATCCACGCGAAGATCCACTCGTACCGTCGCGGTCTGCTCTGGCAAGACGCGAATCTGCCGCTGAAAGCGGTCGACTCGGCCAAACGCACGGTCAGCGAAGCTAGTGTCCGAGCAGGGATCCTCGCTACCGCTCAAACCGAGGCGCGTCGTCGGGTCGAGACCCTGATCCGTGAGTCCCACCAGGTGCCGGTAACGGTCGAGTTCGGGACCTAA
- a CDS encoding DedA family protein, with product MLEQLIDPIKAWAEGIILSIGTPGIALLMGLDAANIPIPSEVIMPFGGMLAQQGKFNIHAVALAGTFGATIGSGVSYWVGALLGKDFLMKYGKFVLLRPKEIEHAERWFKKHGLIVTLWGRFIPLVRTFISLPAGFFRADFKVFMLYAFLGSLPWCYFWALVGWQLGENWHAVDKYMKYLDVVVLAVLAFFIGRFLLYRFRKDPKAA from the coding sequence ATGTTAGAGCAGCTTATCGACCCGATCAAGGCCTGGGCCGAAGGCATCATTCTGAGCATTGGGACCCCTGGCATTGCGCTGCTCATGGGGTTGGACGCCGCCAACATTCCCATTCCGAGTGAGGTGATCATGCCGTTTGGCGGCATGCTGGCTCAACAAGGCAAGTTCAACATCCACGCGGTCGCGCTCGCGGGCACCTTTGGAGCGACCATTGGGAGCGGTGTGAGCTATTGGGTGGGTGCGCTCCTGGGGAAAGACTTCTTGATGAAGTACGGGAAGTTCGTCCTTCTGCGGCCCAAGGAAATCGAGCATGCGGAGCGCTGGTTCAAGAAGCACGGGCTCATCGTCACCTTGTGGGGTCGATTTATTCCGCTGGTGCGCACCTTCATTTCCCTGCCCGCCGGGTTCTTCCGTGCTGATTTCAAAGTGTTCATGCTCTATGCGTTCCTTGGGAGCTTGCCTTGGTGCTACTTCTGGGCGCTTGTGGGTTGGCAGCTGGGCGAGAACTGGCACGCGGTCGATAAGTACATGAAGTACCTCGACGTCGTCGTTCTGGCGGTGCTCGCGTTCTTCATCGGCAGGTTTCTGCTGTACCGATTCCGAAAAGACCCCAAGGCGGCCTAG
- a CDS encoding methyltransferase domain-containing protein, with amino-acid sequence MSTGPFETWRDFFDAIAPTYEQNEFTKNTLVEVQFLLDHMNLAPGARILDVGCGTGRHAIELARRGFSVVGVDFSGQMLFEAKRNAESAGVNVDWIEANATEYICATPCDAAICLCEGAIGLIGHDEDALTHDLSIYRNIAASLKPQAPFILTTLNAYAMIRRMTDKEIEAEAFDPATMVARYADSFELPTGSTTVYIKERRFIPPEVISMMHHAGFDVQHVWGGTAGEWGERQLKLDEVEVMFVSFKR; translated from the coding sequence ATGAGCACGGGACCCTTCGAGACTTGGCGCGACTTCTTCGACGCCATTGCCCCCACCTACGAGCAGAACGAATTCACGAAGAACACCCTGGTCGAAGTTCAATTCTTGCTTGACCACATGAACCTCGCGCCCGGAGCGCGCATTTTGGATGTCGGCTGCGGCACCGGCCGGCATGCGATTGAACTCGCCCGTCGCGGCTTTTCCGTCGTCGGAGTCGATTTCTCGGGGCAGATGCTCTTCGAGGCCAAACGAAACGCGGAGAGCGCGGGTGTCAACGTTGATTGGATCGAAGCGAACGCGACCGAGTACATCTGCGCCACCCCCTGCGACGCCGCGATCTGCTTGTGCGAGGGTGCCATCGGGCTCATCGGCCACGACGAAGACGCTCTGACCCACGACCTATCCATCTACCGAAACATCGCCGCTTCGCTCAAGCCCCAGGCCCCGTTCATTCTTACGACGCTCAATGCTTACGCGATGATCCGGCGCATGACAGACAAGGAGATCGAGGCCGAGGCGTTCGATCCGGCGACGATGGTGGCGCGATATGCCGATTCTTTCGAACTCCCAACCGGCTCCACAACCGTCTACATCAAAGAGCGGCGATTCATCCCGCCCGAGGTGATTTCGATGATGCACCACGCGGGGTTCGACGTTCAACATGTGTGGGGCGGAACCGCTGGCGAGTGGGGCGAGCGGCAGTTGAAGCTGGACGAAGTCGAAGTGATGTTCGTTTCGTTCAAGCGATGA
- the acnA gene encoding aconitate hydratase AcnA produces the protein MNSFGTLSSLNVGGKNYSYYRLKTLSDQGHNLERLPVTLRILLENLLRAEDGGVGVTKTDVEALLKWESKAEPSKEIAFMPARVLLQDFTGVPCVVDLASMRDAMAALGGDPTKINPLQPVELVIDHSVQVDAYGSAAALEINRDLEFERNQERYEFLRWGQTAFTNFKVVPPNTGIVHQVNLEYLARVVFINDNGVAYPDTLVGTDSHTTMINGLGVLGWGVGGIEAEAAMLGQPSSMLIPQVVGFKLTGKLREGVTATDLVLTVTEMLRKHGVVGKFVEFYGEGLFGLPLADRATIANMAPEYGATCGFFPVDAETLRYLRLSGRSEELIAVIEAYMREQGLFHEPGTPEPEFSSKLELDLGVVEPSVSGPKRPQDRVTLSKARESFTSFFPDALPPATAAAGGTAVLERTATDTLRHGSVVIAAITSCTNTSNPSVMIAAGLVARKAAARGLKPKPWVKTSLAPGSKVVTEYLEHSGLAADLDHIGFNTVGYGCTTCIGNSGPLPKEVSDVVQAQDLTVVSVLSGNRNFEGRVNAEVKANYLMSPPLVVAYSLAGTIDIDLANDAIGADQDGHPVYLRDIWPTQREVAEVVEGSINREMFQRTYAGVFEGDEKWQAIEVGEGQRYQWQGNSTYIKQAPYFEGMSRTAPERVSELGSLKCLAILGDSITTDHISPAGSIKATSPAGQYLAENGVRPHLFNSYGSRRGNHEVMVRGTFANIRIKNKLAPGTEGGVTTYLPTGEVMSIYDAAMKYQESGVGTVILAGKEYGSGSSRDWAAKGPMLQGVRAVIAESYERIHRSNLVGMGILPLQFQTGESVESLDLGAFESFEVQGLTEAIATGFANGRNLEVKATAADGSTRSFTTQCRIDTPQEIEYYRHGGILLYVLRSLL, from the coding sequence ATGAACAGCTTTGGCACTCTTTCAAGCCTGAACGTCGGCGGCAAGAACTACTCGTACTATCGCCTCAAGACGCTCTCAGACCAGGGCCACAACCTTGAGCGACTGCCGGTCACCCTTCGTATCCTGCTCGAGAACCTGCTCCGAGCCGAGGACGGCGGGGTCGGCGTGACCAAGACGGATGTCGAAGCGCTCCTCAAGTGGGAATCCAAAGCCGAACCGAGCAAAGAGATCGCCTTTATGCCCGCCCGAGTGTTGCTCCAGGACTTCACCGGAGTACCGTGCGTGGTCGACCTAGCCAGCATGCGCGATGCGATGGCCGCCCTCGGCGGTGACCCGACCAAGATCAACCCGCTGCAGCCGGTCGAACTCGTCATTGACCACTCCGTCCAGGTCGATGCCTACGGATCGGCCGCGGCGCTCGAAATCAACCGGGATCTCGAATTTGAGCGCAATCAAGAGCGGTACGAGTTCCTTCGCTGGGGACAAACGGCATTCACGAACTTCAAGGTCGTGCCGCCCAACACCGGCATCGTCCACCAGGTCAACCTTGAGTACCTTGCTCGCGTCGTCTTCATCAATGACAATGGAGTCGCATACCCCGACACGCTCGTAGGTACCGACTCGCACACGACGATGATCAATGGCCTGGGCGTCCTGGGTTGGGGCGTTGGCGGTATCGAAGCTGAGGCAGCCATGCTCGGTCAACCCAGCAGCATGCTTATTCCCCAGGTCGTCGGTTTCAAGCTCACCGGCAAGCTGCGCGAAGGAGTCACCGCCACCGACTTGGTCCTGACCGTGACTGAGATGCTCCGCAAACACGGCGTGGTGGGCAAGTTCGTCGAGTTCTACGGTGAAGGGCTTTTCGGCCTGCCCCTGGCCGACCGAGCGACCATCGCCAACATGGCACCCGAGTACGGCGCGACGTGCGGCTTCTTCCCTGTCGATGCCGAGACTCTGCGCTACCTGCGGCTCAGCGGCCGCAGCGAAGAGCTGATCGCCGTCATCGAGGCGTACATGCGCGAGCAGGGACTCTTCCACGAGCCCGGCACCCCCGAACCGGAGTTCAGCAGCAAGCTCGAACTGGACCTCGGTGTGGTTGAGCCCAGCGTGAGCGGACCCAAACGTCCGCAAGATCGGGTAACGCTCAGCAAGGCGCGAGAAAGCTTCACCAGCTTCTTCCCCGACGCGCTCCCGCCTGCCACCGCCGCTGCGGGCGGCACTGCCGTCCTTGAGCGAACCGCGACGGACACGCTCCGCCACGGAAGCGTCGTCATCGCCGCCATCACCAGCTGCACGAACACGAGCAACCCGAGCGTCATGATCGCCGCGGGCCTCGTCGCGCGCAAGGCTGCCGCCCGTGGTCTCAAGCCCAAACCGTGGGTCAAGACTTCGCTTGCACCAGGCTCCAAGGTCGTGACGGAGTACTTAGAGCACTCCGGGCTGGCCGCTGATCTCGATCACATCGGATTCAACACCGTCGGCTACGGCTGCACGACCTGCATCGGGAACTCAGGCCCACTTCCCAAGGAAGTCAGTGATGTCGTCCAGGCGCAAGACCTGACCGTGGTGAGCGTCCTGAGCGGCAACCGCAATTTCGAGGGGCGCGTGAACGCCGAGGTTAAAGCGAACTACCTGATGTCGCCACCGCTTGTGGTCGCGTACTCCCTGGCTGGCACCATCGACATCGACCTGGCAAACGACGCTATCGGTGCAGACCAAGATGGCCACCCGGTCTACCTGCGCGACATCTGGCCCACTCAGCGCGAAGTCGCTGAGGTGGTCGAAGGCAGCATCAATCGCGAGATGTTCCAGCGCACCTATGCAGGCGTCTTTGAGGGTGACGAGAAGTGGCAAGCGATCGAAGTGGGCGAAGGCCAGCGCTACCAGTGGCAAGGCAACTCCACCTACATCAAACAAGCCCCGTACTTCGAGGGCATGAGCAGGACCGCGCCCGAGCGCGTCAGCGAACTAGGTTCGTTGAAGTGCCTCGCGATCCTCGGCGATTCGATCACGACCGACCACATCTCCCCGGCCGGATCCATCAAGGCGACTTCGCCGGCAGGGCAGTATCTGGCAGAAAACGGTGTCCGACCGCACTTGTTCAATTCTTACGGCTCACGTCGCGGTAACCATGAGGTCATGGTGCGCGGCACTTTCGCCAATATCCGCATCAAGAACAAGCTCGCCCCCGGCACGGAAGGCGGGGTAACGACGTACCTCCCGACCGGAGAAGTCATGTCCATCTACGACGCGGCGATGAAGTACCAGGAGTCTGGAGTCGGAACCGTGATCCTGGCGGGCAAGGAGTACGGCAGCGGAAGCAGCCGTGACTGGGCCGCCAAGGGGCCGATGCTGCAGGGCGTCAGAGCCGTCATTGCCGAGAGCTACGAACGCATCCACCGCTCGAACCTGGTGGGCATGGGAATCCTTCCGCTGCAGTTCCAGACGGGCGAGTCGGTCGAAAGCCTCGATCTAGGTGCCTTCGAGTCGTTTGAGGTCCAAGGTCTGACCGAAGCGATTGCGACCGGCTTTGCCAACGGACGCAACCTGGAAGTCAAGGCGACTGCGGCAGACGGATCGACTCGGTCGTTCACGACTCAGTGCCGAATCGACACTCCCCAGGAGATCGAGTATTACCGACACGGCGGCATCTTGCTGTACGTGCTTCGCTCGCTCCTCTAA
- a CDS encoding glycosyltransferase, producing MSLIACCIFAVFLLVGLSNMLLMRRALPTPGEHPPVAILIPARNEEQNLAELLPELQRQGATAFVYDDDSTDQTAAVAKQFGATLIRGGPLPDGWTGKNHACAQLARAASEAFDGEWMLFLDADVKPKPGFVQAVRNMAATRGVRNPVLTGMPELLGARGDLLENAYLLWVPWILGCANPLGIVARLGVGHNRFLNGQFVLWRASTYWDVNPHETLRDVILEDVRIGRLLAKRGIRVEVMDLSQVMAVRMYHSFREALDGMSKNSYEITGTLAGTLAMAAFFFGLAGLSLTPPGWAYLLLMGSGIITCLAVRRSVWLAPLMPLVLVAAGYTFLRSAHWHLKGAVQWKGRTYGGPPAE from the coding sequence ATGAGCCTGATCGCCTGCTGCATCTTCGCGGTTTTTTTGTTGGTTGGGCTCAGCAACATGCTGCTGATGCGCCGGGCTTTGCCTACGCCTGGTGAGCATCCTCCCGTCGCCATCCTCATTCCGGCACGGAACGAGGAACAGAACCTCGCAGAGTTGCTTCCCGAGTTGCAACGCCAAGGGGCAACAGCCTTCGTCTACGACGACGACTCCACTGACCAAACAGCGGCGGTGGCCAAGCAGTTTGGGGCTACTCTCATCCGCGGAGGGCCGCTGCCCGATGGGTGGACCGGTAAGAACCATGCATGCGCGCAGCTCGCGCGGGCGGCGTCCGAGGCGTTCGATGGCGAGTGGATGCTGTTCTTGGACGCCGATGTGAAGCCGAAACCAGGGTTCGTCCAGGCGGTGCGGAACATGGCCGCGACCCGTGGTGTGCGGAACCCTGTGCTGACAGGCATGCCCGAGCTGTTGGGGGCACGCGGCGACTTACTCGAAAACGCGTACCTCTTGTGGGTGCCGTGGATTTTGGGTTGCGCGAACCCACTTGGAATCGTTGCCCGGCTGGGTGTGGGACACAACCGATTCTTGAACGGGCAGTTTGTGCTGTGGCGGGCATCGACCTATTGGGACGTCAATCCGCACGAAACGCTGCGAGACGTGATTCTCGAGGACGTGCGAATTGGGCGGCTGCTGGCCAAGCGCGGCATCCGCGTCGAGGTGATGGATCTCTCGCAGGTGATGGCGGTACGCATGTACCACTCGTTTCGTGAGGCGCTCGACGGGATGTCGAAGAATTCGTACGAGATCACGGGCACCCTTGCGGGGACGCTGGCGATGGCGGCGTTCTTCTTTGGGCTGGCGGGGCTTTCGCTGACCCCGCCGGGCTGGGCGTACTTGCTGCTGATGGGTTCAGGGATCATCACTTGCTTGGCAGTCCGGCGGTCCGTCTGGCTTGCGCCGCTCATGCCGCTTGTCCTTGTGGCGGCGGGCTACACGTTCCTTCGTTCGGCGCACTGGCACCTGAAGGGGGCAGTGCAGTGGAAGGGTCGGACGTACGGAGGCCCCCCAGCCGAGTAG
- the gap gene encoding type I glyceraldehyde-3-phosphate dehydrogenase translates to MAVKVGINGFGRIGRLSLRTMLARYRGQFDVVAINDLTDTKTNAHLFKYDTTYGPYAGTVTHDESSITVDGDKLAVFAQTDPAQIPWGDFGCDIVIEATGRFTDATLAKAHLAGGAKKVIISAPAKNEDVTIVLGVNEGMYDPKNHHVVSNASCTTNGLAPVAKVLHDRFGIDRGLLTTVHAYTNSQRTVDTAAKDLRDARAAAENIVPSSTGAAKAVGLVIPELKGKFTGMAFRVPTRTVSVVDFTAILNKDASPEEINAAMKEYADGPMKGILYYSDEELVSSDLVGNAYSSIFSSVDTIGMGNFVKVVSWYDNEWGYSCRIADLVKFMGDRL, encoded by the coding sequence ATGGCAGTAAAAGTTGGAATCAACGGTTTCGGCCGCATCGGACGGCTTTCCCTTCGCACGATGCTCGCCCGCTACAGGGGTCAATTTGACGTCGTGGCCATCAACGACCTGACGGACACGAAGACGAACGCCCACCTCTTCAAGTACGACACCACATACGGCCCCTATGCAGGCACGGTGACGCACGATGAGAGCTCGATCACCGTCGATGGTGACAAGCTTGCGGTCTTTGCGCAGACCGACCCAGCGCAGATCCCGTGGGGCGACTTTGGTTGCGACATCGTCATCGAAGCGACCGGCCGATTCACCGATGCCACGCTTGCCAAGGCGCACTTGGCCGGCGGCGCGAAGAAGGTGATCATCTCGGCCCCTGCCAAGAATGAAGACGTAACGATTGTGCTGGGGGTGAACGAGGGGATGTACGACCCGAAGAACCACCACGTGGTCTCGAACGCGAGCTGCACCACGAACGGTCTAGCCCCGGTGGCCAAAGTGCTCCACGATCGATTCGGCATCGACCGAGGCCTACTGACGACGGTGCACGCTTACACGAACTCGCAGCGCACCGTGGATACCGCGGCCAAGGATTTGCGCGACGCACGTGCCGCGGCCGAGAATATCGTTCCGAGCAGCACCGGCGCGGCCAAGGCTGTTGGTTTGGTCATTCCTGAACTGAAGGGCAAGTTCACGGGCATGGCGTTTCGCGTCCCGACCCGAACGGTGTCGGTCGTGGACTTCACGGCGATCTTGAACAAGGACGCTTCTCCGGAAGAGATCAACGCCGCGATGAAGGAGTACGCCGATGGCCCCATGAAGGGCATCCTGTACTACAGTGACGAAGAACTCGTCAGCAGCGATCTCGTGGGGAACGCGTACAGCTCGATCTTCAGCTCGGTTGACACGATCGGCATGGGCAATTTCGTGAAGGTCGTCAGCTGGTACGACAACGAGTGGGGCTACAGCTGCCGCATCGCTGATCTCGTCAAGTTCATGGGCGACCGACTCTAA
- a CDS encoding response regulator — translation MEKMRILIADDDPIILLDLKQMLESLDYEVVAEAGDGKQAVALAEEVQPDTCVFDVKMPVMDGIEAASLVAEQGLAPVILLTAYSDRELVERAKGAGVFAYLVKPFKPSDLPPAIEVARSRFEQNRALVADYEDVKERLETRKLLDRAKGLLMQEHDVSESEAYRRMQVQSMNSRKSMREVAEAIILAKSV, via the coding sequence ATGGAAAAAATGCGCATTCTTATCGCCGATGACGACCCCATCATCTTGCTCGACCTCAAGCAGATGCTTGAGAGCCTGGACTACGAAGTCGTCGCGGAAGCGGGCGATGGCAAGCAGGCCGTCGCGCTCGCGGAGGAAGTTCAACCCGACACGTGTGTCTTCGACGTAAAGATGCCCGTGATGGACGGCATCGAGGCCGCAAGCCTTGTCGCTGAGCAGGGACTCGCACCCGTTATCCTTCTGACCGCTTACAGCGATCGAGAGTTGGTCGAGCGCGCCAAAGGTGCAGGCGTCTTTGCCTACCTGGTGAAGCCGTTCAAACCGAGCGACCTGCCCCCGGCCATCGAGGTTGCGCGCAGCCGATTTGAGCAGAACCGCGCTCTCGTCGCAGACTATGAGGACGTCAAGGAGCGCTTGGAAACCCGCAAGTTGCTCGACCGTGCCAAGGGTCTACTGATGCAGGAGCACGACGTGAGCGAGTCCGAGGCCTATCGCCGGATGCAAGTCCAGTCGATGAACTCTCGCAAGAGCATGAGGGAAGTCGCCGAAGCGATCATCCTCGCCAAGAGCGTCTAA
- a CDS encoding DNA-3-methyladenine glycosylase I, producing the protein MTELRTCAWATVEPELSYHDSEWGVPSRDERFLFEKLILDGAQAGVSWRIILNKREGYRRLFEDFDAVKMADYTDEHLETLLLDPSIIRNRLKVFGARKNARAWLALKSERDPVEYLWSFVGGKPIVHARKSMSEIPATSPEGDALSKDLKQRGFTFVGPTIMYAFMQAAGLVNDHEVTCPRYEVCCELAKNF; encoded by the coding sequence ATGACAGAACTTCGTACTTGTGCCTGGGCGACGGTCGAGCCTGAACTCTCCTACCACGATTCGGAGTGGGGAGTCCCCAGTCGCGACGAACGGTTCCTGTTCGAGAAACTCATCCTTGATGGTGCGCAGGCCGGGGTGAGTTGGCGGATCATCCTGAACAAGCGGGAAGGGTACCGGCGTCTGTTCGAGGACTTTGACGCGGTGAAAATGGCGGACTACACAGACGAACACTTGGAGACGCTACTCCTCGACCCTAGCATCATTCGGAATCGGCTCAAGGTCTTCGGTGCGCGAAAGAACGCGCGCGCTTGGCTTGCGCTGAAGTCGGAGCGCGATCCGGTGGAGTATCTGTGGTCTTTTGTGGGAGGCAAGCCGATCGTTCATGCTAGGAAATCGATGTCCGAGATCCCGGCGACCTCACCGGAGGGCGATGCGCTCAGCAAGGATCTCAAGCAGAGGGGATTCACGTTCGTCGGTCCGACGATCATGTACGCGTTCATGCAGGCGGCTGGGCTCGTCAATGACCACGAAGTCACCTGTCCCCGCTATGAAGTCTGCTGTGAGCTTGCGAAGAATTTTTAG
- a CDS encoding ATP-binding cassette domain-containing protein has product MAEPVPFIRLRNVVVRYTELVTGLRDTSLDIQKGEFVFLCGPTGSGKSTLLKLLTREVIATSGEVVLEGRNLSTVSDREVPAHRRQLGIVPQDFALLPDKRVWENVSYAMRAVGKTRREVRKLVPRILDQVDIGMRADAYPNQLSGGEQQRVAIGRALINSPSLLLADEPTGNLDPAHSMEIMNLLAELNARGATVLVATHDLMVVEKMRKRIVHMENGAIVGQEAASV; this is encoded by the coding sequence ATGGCTGAACCCGTCCCCTTTATTCGCTTGCGCAACGTCGTTGTGCGCTACACCGAGCTTGTCACTGGTTTGCGCGATACATCGTTGGACATCCAGAAGGGCGAGTTCGTGTTCCTATGTGGCCCGACCGGCTCTGGCAAGTCCACGCTTCTGAAACTCCTGACCCGCGAAGTGATCGCGACCTCCGGAGAAGTGGTCCTGGAAGGGCGTAACCTCAGCACCGTCAGCGACCGGGAAGTCCCCGCCCACCGACGCCAGCTCGGGATCGTGCCCCAGGATTTCGCACTACTACCCGACAAACGCGTATGGGAGAACGTAAGCTACGCCATGCGTGCGGTAGGCAAAACCCGTCGCGAGGTGCGCAAGCTCGTCCCGCGCATCCTGGACCAGGTGGATATCGGCATGCGTGCCGACGCCTATCCGAACCAACTTTCGGGTGGCGAGCAGCAGCGTGTGGCGATCGGCCGCGCGCTCATCAATAGCCCTTCGCTTCTCCTTGCCGACGAGCCCACCGGCAACCTCGACCCGGCCCACAGCATGGAGATCATGAATCTGCTCGCGGAACTGAACGCCCGCGGCGCAACCGTTCTAGTCGCCACCCACGACCTAATGGTCGTCGAGAAGATGCGCAAGCGGATCGTCCACATGGAGAACGGTGCGATCGTGGGTCAGGAGGCTGCCAGTGTTTGA